From the genome of Hallerella porci:
CAAATTGCTCCACGCATTTTCATTCATGCCCTTGTAGTCCTTTACGAACCGCAAAAAGAACAACGTAAACATGTCGGTCAACTGAAACAGAGCCTCATTCCTTTTTTTGCCAAAAGACTGGTAATGGCGGATAAAGTCGCACTTTTCCAGATTTTCCAGGACTTCGCTCAATTTTCCGTTATCTGCCGCACCAAGTCCCGAAATAATAGCGTTCCTTGTGAGGCCCACAAGCTTTGCGGACAACAGTTCTACAACCTTCCTGTAAATTGTCGATTCGTTAAAGAGCGACCGAAACAGAAAGTCGTATTCTGTCCTGAGTACAGCGTTTCTCTTGAAAAAAAGCTTATCTATATTTTGCCTCAAGCTAAGCGACGAATCTAGCAACGATAGATAGTAGGGTGTTCCACCCAGGCACATGTAGGTTTCGACGATTTCCGAATCAGACCAGTCAAAGTTTTCTTTTGCAAGGTATTTACGGGTTTCAAGCAACGAAAAGGGAGCAAGATAGATAGGCCTAGTCACCCTATTGTGCAGTCCGCCCTTGTCGCCCAACAGCTTGTTCACCATCCAGGTCGTAGCGCTGCCGCAAACCACCAGTTTCAACCTTTGGCAATCGGCTCCCCAGCTGTTCCAAAACATTTCCAGGGCCCTGAGGAAATTGGATTTCGGCGTGTCAAGCCACGGCAGTTCGTCAATAAATACGACAATCCTTTTTTTCTTTAATGTCCGAAGGTAATTTTCCAGCTGGTCAAAGGCCTCAAACCAGTTCTTGGGAATGTTTGTACTTTGCCCGCTGAACTTTTGAAGTTGCTTTTTCCAGTTTCTCAGTTGTTCAGCCTTGCTTACCTGATACACCCCTGTTGTATAGAAATCGAATTCTTCCTTGAAAAATTGCTTGACAAGGAACGTCTTCCCTATTCGCCTGCGACCATAGATTGCGACAAACTCCGCTTTCGGACTTTCAAAGCATTTTTGCAAGGTCTTTTGCTCTTCTTGCCGGCCAACAATTTTCTCTGAATAGTCCATACGCCCTCATTTTTTCGCTCAAAAATGGCAAAATATACCGATTATGGTGCGGAAAATATGTAAAAAAGAGACTTTCCGCACCAAAATCAACCTGTTTGAAATATATATAATTTGCAACGATTGCGCAACAGATCTACGGGCCGTATGTAGTCTCCAAGCCGTTTCATATTCTGCCCTGTCATAGATTCTCCAAGTCTATCAAAACCATCCACGAACCTTTTCTTGTCGTGCCTTCGTGCTTAATCGCGGGGACTTCAAGTTTACCTAGTTTGTTCAAATAATACTTGGTGGTATTCAAGTTCATTCCCAAGTATTTTGCAATTTGTCCCTGAGTTGCACGTGGATTGGCTACCAGATAATGCATAAGTTTGATTTCAATCGGCAAGTATTTTTGAGTCGATTGGGTGGCGGATTGGGTGGTCGATTGGGTGGCGGATTGGGTGGCCGCAGTCTCTTGCTTAGCGAAAAACGCAAGCATCACATCCCCGGGGTGCACAGTATATTCCGTCTTGACTCCATAATCCTTGCAAAGCCTGCACATGTTTTCGATGCCGCGCCCCCACGCTTCCACGTAGCCAGCCCTAAAAAACGCGTTTGCGATTTTGGGGTTGTATTGTTCCGAACGATGCCTTTGCATCAATGTTTCGGCGGTCCAATTGGCCGGGAAAACGCAATCGTTGCTTATAAGGACTTCGTTCTCGTGTATGCGAATTTGAATCGGGACTCCGGACGAGTAATTCGAATGCATCAGGGCGTTGTAAACGGCTTCGCGCATGGCATCCTTTGGAATGGGGTAGCGTTCCACCCGAATCAGGCCGTCGTAACTGATGCGTGCCTTGAAATACTTGAGGTAAATGAGCTCGACGACTCG
Proteins encoded in this window:
- a CDS encoding AAA family ATPase; the protein is MDYSEKIVGRQEEQKTLQKCFESPKAEFVAIYGRRRIGKTFLVKQFFKEEFDFYTTGVYQVSKAEQLRNWKKQLQKFSGQSTNIPKNWFEAFDQLENYLRTLKKKRIVVFIDELPWLDTPKSNFLRALEMFWNSWGADCQRLKLVVCGSATTWMVNKLLGDKGGLHNRVTRPIYLAPFSLLETRKYLAKENFDWSDSEIVETYMCLGGTPYYLSLLDSSLSLRQNIDKLFFKRNAVLRTEYDFLFRSLFNESTIYRKVVELLSAKLVGLTRNAIISGLGAADNGKLSEVLENLEKCDFIRHYQSFGKKRNEALFQLTDMFTLFFLRFVKDYKGMNENAWSNLSDSKRNAWQGYAFEQVCIHHVAQVKAALGISGIESDVCSWSKKNGKKGSQIDLIIDRSDKVIDLCEIKYCDRPFEIKKDYAEWLKERRDIFRDDVKTNKTLHLTMIAPFGVANGKYASLIQSIVKAEDLFR
- a CDS encoding ATP-binding protein produces the protein MFIQADRVVELIYLKYFKARISYDGLIRVERYPIPKDAMREAVYNALMHSNYSSGVPIQIRIHENEVLISNDCVFPANWTAETLMQRHRSEQYNPKIANAFFRAGYVEAWGRGIENMCRLCKDYGVKTEYTVHPGDVMLAFFAKQETAATQSATQSTTQSATQSTQKYLPIEIKLMHYLVANPRATQGQIAKYLGMNLNTTKYYLNKLGKLEVPAIKHEGTTRKGSWMVLIDLENL